The genomic segment agaattgtttcacttttccaactttcaaatttcactacaaAATCTACGCAGTAcacctttaaaagacaaagcTATGATTTGTTTTATCATATCCAAAAGATTACATCTGTAAAGTTGTGctgattgtttttgtaattattaGCCTATATTGACTTCCCACAGGAGGAGTCAGGGGATTGAATCGGcctctgttgttttctctgaacCCACCAGTCCCACGATGTTCCACGGGTGACGCCGACTGAAGTTTTTGCAGCAGAAGAGGACGATGATAACAGTtaagaagatgaagaaggagCTGAGGTAGATCCACAGGTTTCTCCTCACCGCCTGTCTGACCACGTTGGAgaaggtgaacacacacaccacgcTGAAGGTGAACAGCAGCATGAGAATCACGATGCAGAACACCTGCAcgtggagagaggaggacaagCAGTTAATAAAGGGAGGAGCTTTATTATGATATCATGCCATTTGTCAAGTCTAACTGGTTTTACACgtctggttttatttatttttttttaaagtgatgcaCATAATAAATCACCTTAGTAAAGGAGATTGTTGCATCAGCACACTTTTCATCATCCTCCATGTCTGACCTCACTCTCCAGATACCCTCGCGCTTTAAACGCGCTTTGCAGTGTCGATACagatttaaggattatggatTTACTTTAGTGAGAAAATGGCAACAATTTAAACTAAATCAACCACCCTTAGAGAGCAGCAACATCTTTACATCACAATCTGGGACTATATATACGTTTTTGAAAAAAGAATCAACAATTCAGGACATGATGTGAAAATTGCTCCCCTATGTTGCGGTATGAAAGGCCTACAATAGGATGCTGTACAGTGTGAATGGATACGGTACTAGCTTTGTTATGATATAATAACACACTCCTTTTTTGATATTACAACGGGGCGAAACTGAAGCCAAAAATATGGGAcagacaaaatgttaaaaaaaaaaaaaaaaaaaaaaagtgcaagtCGATTTCAGAGTTTTACAAAATAAGGTGAGATCATAGAGTAACCCTCATGACTAGTGTAGAAAATGAACTCGACGATACGCTGCATTTAACAAGCAGACGTAGCCTATGGCTgtgagaaaactaaatgaatacTGAAGCACCTTAAACGTGCATTCTGTCTGttaaccagcagggggcgactccactgcGTAAAATTCAACGAAAGTCGATCAAAAGAGATAATTGATTGACTTGATTGACTTGCTGTCTGAATGGCAATAGTTTAAAGTCTTTACAGCAAGATTCTTTGTTTCATATGTTGGAGTGAAGTAGTCAGTGAAGCGGGACTTGTTTCGGGCTCGGCTGCCTTGTCGTTGACATTCTGTTAGAATCATTATTCTGGTCATCGACATCGGATCGCTGTCTTCATCATTAACAGGGATTAAATATACTTCACTCCAGCaggcacttaaaaaaaaacctcttcaggTGCTTAAAACATTGTTTTGCATAACACTCTTGAGCTTCCCACTCTTACTTTGCTCCGTGATGACCTCACCACACCTCATGCTTTAGATGTCAGGTATTAGGGTTGATTAGTGTGAATGATTTAAAAGGCCGGGGGAGGCAAAATGAGCCATACAGCTAAGTCTAGAAAAtaatcatttgttgttttagaacCATTTCTGGTTTAGAAACAACAGAACTTGAATTTAACAAATACTATTTACAACTCAAAACACATCTAAATGTTCCTGGATGGTCAGCAGTCCccattggatttattttttttgaccgGTGAAAGTTCAAACCCAGAGCTGTACAAACCTTCCTGACAAAACCTCTTCTCACTGTCTTGTCATCAAAAGGCGATGGCTCTTCAGGTGGAGTTGAGTCCGGCGGGGCCTCTGGGTTTATGTCGCTGACGGACGGGTACTCGGAGGTTGGCTGGGAAGTGCAGGCGGTTTCCTCTTTTGATGGAGGGAACACTGAGGGGTCAGCAGAGTAGGGCGGGGGCTGCTGCTCTGCGTATGacggtggtggtgatggtggttgTGAGGACACATCATCACCAAGAGCTTCCTGTTTCTCCATAGGTGTGAGGGAGTCTGCCGTGTCTGACATTCTGGAGGAGGAAACCAAAAGCCAACAACAAAGTTTGTTACTATTCACATTTCAGATGTAGAAATCAATCAAACTGAGTCTGATGAGATGATGTAAATGAATGGAAGTCCTGGTAATGCACTTAAGAGGAACTTTTAGTTCTTGTTGATTGTGCCCCCTTGGACAAATAATTTCCTCTTATCTCTTTGTTAACGACGCCCTGATAAAACATCTCATTCTTCCTCTTTTTAACAGCCATACATTTCACTCACAGTGAATCTTTACTGTGaggaaagtgtaaaaaaaacaacaacctctgtTTCAGCAGCGTGTTGTCAAGTCTGACATCTATCCTTGTggggcggctgtagctcagttagtagagtcggttgttggggttcgatccccagttccttcagccacatgtccgatatgtccttgggcaagacacttaaccccaagttgggattattattattattttcttctgatggtctcactacatagaaaccactgccatcagtgtgtgagtgagtgtaaTGTTTTCCCTCttatttcaaatcaaataataataataattatgattATGATAGGCTGTGAGGATAATTAACAAACTGTGCCCCCCTCCTCTGCCCGTGTTATTTGTTgtatttagttgttttttttctactttagaTTATCTgtgctatttttatttataaatgttttaccTTACTTTCAGATCTGATTTTAtcccttttttctttatccGATTTTTAGGTAGACTATATTTATGAGTCtacatttgacatgtttttctttctgtcacactGCTTTGAGGCTGGGAGAACAGCATTTTATCTTTTGTATATATACAGATACATGAGagaaatgacaaataaatgGAATCTTAAATCTTGAATAATTACAGTCACAAAGATCCCATATCGTCCGGCTCTCGTTTTACCAAGAACTCACAAATGAATCAAAAATCCATTTTACAAGAGCGACGTGGCCAAGGTGGCAGCACAATTGACTCTTAAAACCACGTGTCCTAATAAAGCATAAAAGTGTAACTATGAGCCAATATGTTCTGTTCTGACCCTGAACCTGAACCACATTATAGACTCAGCTGAGCTTTGCCCACTGTGGAGTGTAAAATAAAGTCTTCTGTGAAAAAGGGGGTCTATATTTGTagtcacatcacatcacatatAAAACCAGTCTTTACTAATCTTGTAAAGATGAGGGGGGACaggtcaaattaaaaatataataataataataataatagagaaaaaaaaaggcggaTCGGATCTTTTCCTtgaaaaaatgcaacattaacATTAAAGAATATAATTTATAAGAAATGCAGCGGAGTTTAAAtgattatatttttaaagataataaagTAAATGTTCTTCTTACCTTCTCTCCTGGATTACAGCTGTGTGTCTGAGAACAACAGTGAAGAACCACAAAGTGTGAGGAAGAGACTTCTCATGAAGTGTCCTTTATGCTAACAGCCTGTTTATAAAGATTTTACTTCCTGACCACaaagagtgaagaaaaaaaaacctcctgttTGTGTAGCTTCACGGTGTGGAAATTGCAAATTACACCTTTGCTTTACTACAAataacatttctccacattaagACCAAAAACATCCTTAAAAATTGGTGtgaattttcactttttattcacatttagagaaatatttgtgaactttgaaatatttagtttttgtgAATATAAAGGTAAGAATTTCATTGGAAACTAAATGTTACATGTTATAGGctaaatgtttgatgttgtATAGAAATGTTACaaatacatgtcctgattctaaatattCA from the Labrus bergylta chromosome 4, fLabBer1.1, whole genome shotgun sequence genome contains:
- the si:ch211-284o19.8 gene encoding protein lifeguard 1, whose translation is MSDTADSLTPMEKQEALGDDVSSQPPSPPPSYAEQQPPPYSADPSVFPPSKEETACTSQPTSEYPSVSDINPEAPPDSTPPEEPSPFDDKTVRRGFVRKVFCIVILMLLFTFSVVCVFTFSNVVRQAVRRNLWIYLSSFFIFLTVIIVLFCCKNFSRRHPWNIVGLVVITVSFSYMVGTVASFHQTSAVVVTMAATITISLAILAFSLQTRFEFNICYGILLVLAVDMIVFFIFLTFYISHVLDVTYGCLGALLFALFLMIDVQLLMGKKSEGLDPEEYVSAALIIYLDIVLIFLYLLGRR